From Theileria annulata chromosome 1, complete sequence, *** SEQUENCING IN PROGRESS ***, one genomic window encodes:
- a CDS encoding uncharacterized protein (Tap349e08.q2ks7.cand.35 - score = 34.68): MIRRYQKWPIYATKRLVEIIPQLCLQGQKHTVVANILFHLLPTNSHTSSTEIAHCSDWNNLFCNDYMETLNYLYNNHYKLNSVSNSTYSLIDRVKPDCGMKEIIFSPFNMKILNEVSPKIYSSQRDLLISSLEYSLLKFSKYYTNVKENIDINGLYTSVGIDFLKLIDLLNLDHKLCELSPQNVNDIFYTLFKGDEFNRITALHFLNSLLNNTNNGRKLDRNEEMDISTPLLHGSVRPLDILVMICEVECKKSLELFLNIIPRHMKPQCFLFLKSVDKHTGNFSSKHSNYKLYIGLLKYEWAFNECESMLNTTNYQSISPNDKTKPKDYTFDENLEYELVVNTVASLYKAFKTIKALVSNNSQTTEENELNCVKLPKNMISVHFEPDIVVVSTKKDMFVVDLLIRDTLYRSSLYELLNFIWACNIPKVGHQFLLNIAKLSTEFNQPFKHYNHIIDLKDNRVKRVKAYRDDTLQEITHFKRTSIKKSLRGILQEYNIPMPIKSRWNTHLRPIPVDRIKYLCIVGRGILAVEYRLRSEGWSPSSTLT, from the exons ATGATAAGGCGTTACCAGAAATGGCCAATTTATGCCACAAAGCGATTAGTGGAGATAATTCCACAACTTTGCTTACAAGGCCAAAAACACACAGTTGTAGCAAACATACTTTTTCACCTCCTTCCAACAAATTCGCACACTTCTAGTACTGAAATCGCACATTGTTCAGATTGGAACAATTTGTTCTGCAATGACTACATGGAAACTTTGAACTATCTATACAACAATCACTATAAACTCAATTCTGTTAGTAATTCGACCTACAGTTTAATTGATAGAGTTAAGCCTGATTGTGGTATGAAGGAAATAATATTCAGCCCATttaatatgaaaatattaaatgaagTTAGTCCTAAAATCTACAGCTCACAAAGAGATCTACTCATCTCATCCCTAGAATATTCTCTTCTCAA GTTCagtaaatattatacaaatgtTAAGGAAAATATCGATATAAATGGGTTGTATACTTCTGTTGGAATAGActttttaaaactaataGATTTGCTCAATTTAGACCATAAATTGTGTGAACTCAGTCCACAAAATGTAAATGATATATTCTATACTCTTTTTAAAGGTGATGAATTTAACCGTATTACAGCTctacattttttaaattcattactGAACAATACTAATAATGGTAGAAAACTTGATAGAAACGAG gAGATGGATATATCAACTCCTTTGCTACATGGTTCAGTAAGGCCATTGGACATACTAGTAATGATATGTGAAGTGGAGTGTAAAAAGTCACTAGAATTATTTCTCAACATTATTCCCAGACATATGAAGCCACAGTGTTTTCTGTTTTTGAAATCTGTTGACAAACACACAGGTAATTTTTCCTCTAAACACTCTAATTATAAACTGTATATAGGGTTATTGAAATACGAGTGGGCATTCAATGAATGTGAATCTATGCTAAACACAACTAATTATCAATCAATATCACCAAATGATAAAACGAAACCAAAGGATTACACCTTTGATGAAAATTTGGAATATGAATTGGTAGTAAATACAGTGGCCAGTTTATATAAAGCCTTTAAAACTATAAAAGCTTTAGTATCTAATAATTCCCAGACGACTGAAGAAAATGAGttaaattgtgtaaaattacCAAAGAATATGATTTCAGTACATTTTGAACCTGATATAGTTGTAGTATCCACTAAAAAGGATATGTTTGTAGTTGATTTACTAATTAGAGACACGCTTTACAGGTCATCACTCTATGAACTACTGAACTTCATTTGGGCTTGTAACATACCTAAAGTTGGACACCAGTTCCTGCTTAATATCGCAAAACTTTCAACAGAGTTCAATCAACCTTTCAAACATTATAATCACATTATTGATCTtaa GGATAACCGTGTGAAGCGTGTGAAGGCATACAGAGATGACACTTTACAAgaaattacacattttaaaagaACTA gcATTAAAAAGAGCCTAAGGGGAATCCTACAGGAATATAACATACCAATGCCGATAAAAAGTCGTTGGAATACACATCTTAGACCAATACCTGTGGatagaataaaatatctGTGTATAGTAGGTAGAGGGATTTTGGCTGTGGAATACCGTCTTAGATCTGAAGGATGGAGTCCATCATCTACTCTAACCTAA
- a CDS encoding clathrin assembly protein, putative (Tap349e08.q2ks7.cand.34 - score = 9.50) yields MIKFVLLINKRGQTRLSKYYTHYSPEERTLLESELLRKCITRNDNHCPFFTHKDTTIVFRRYASLFFIIGATSDENELEIYELIHNIVVALDKHFESVCEIDILYNLEKAHLILNEMIANGRIIECNIANVLYPLSVLEKLRQSD; encoded by the exons atgattaaatttgttCTTTTAATCAATAAACGTGGCCAAACAAGGCTCAGCAAATACTACACCCACTATTCCCCTGAGGAAAGAACGTTACTGGAATCTGAGCTTCTTCGCAAGTGTATTACTAGGAATGACAACCACTGTCCCTTTTTTACTCATAAAGATACTACTATAGTTTTTAGGAG GTACGCCAgcttattttttataattggAGCAACCAGTGATGAGAACGAGCTTGAGATTTATGAATTAATCCACAACATTGTGGTTGCTCTTGATAAGCACTTTGAATCAGTGTGTGAAATTGACATTTTGTACAATTTGGAAAAGGCCCacctaattttaaatgaaatgaTAGCAAATGGACGAATAATTGAGTGTAATATAGCAAACGTACTCTACCCGCTTTCTGTATTAGAGAAACTAAGACAATCAGACTGA
- a CDS encoding uncharacterized protein (Tap349e08.q2ks7.cand.36 - score = 11.49): protein MVIRAPNSIAWPCKKLIPCKSKTRSTKVVCKSVMKRRNGRKIRSVEAFVEIDLTSQGKNGSTLNSKQTNSPKNIGTMEEYLRNSNLKMNDSEKTDRKESLVPSNIKSKKEDDDVETDDKTIEWYLIPLFIPFSHMWCQYM, encoded by the exons ATGGTGATTAGAGCCCCTAATAGCATAGCGTGGCCCTGTAAAAAGTTAATACCATGTAAAAGTAAAACAAGAAGCACAAAAGTGGTTTGTAAGAGCGTAATGAAGAGAAGAAATGGGAGAAAGATCAGAAGTGTAGAAGCATTTGTAGAAATAGACCTAACGAGTCAAGGGAAAAACGGATCAACACTGAACTCAAAACAAACAAATAGTCCTAAAAACA TAGGAACAATGGAAGAATATCTTAGAAATAGTAATTTGAAGATGAACGATAGTGAAAAAACGGACCGAAAGGA GTCACTGGTACCCTCAAACATTAAGTCAAAAAAGGAAGACGATGACGTTGAAACAGATGATAAAACTATAGAATGGTATTTAATACCTTTATTTATTCCCTTTTCACACATGTGGTGTCAATACATGTAG
- a CDS encoding eukaryotic translation initiation factor, putative (Tap349e08.q2ks7.C.cand.83 - score = 33.70), with product MTNDLNGDSSYEISEDYPLVESFEDLGLKEEILKGIFAYGFDKPSAVQQRAIKPILEGRDVIIQSQSGTGKTCVFCLGALQTVNSNVRETQVLLLSPTRELAEQSQKVCLALGDYCNVEVHCCIGGKKVSDDIKALESGVQIVSGTPGRVNHMITDRHLNTRNIKQLILDEADEMLNRGFKEQVYSVYRYLPPTIQVVLVSATLPHDVIEITNKFMNNPFKVLVKRDELTLEGIKQFFISVEKEQWKFDTLCDLYESLIITQAVIFCNTKEKVDWLAKKMKDANFEVSKMHGEMSQKERNDIMQRFRKGESRVLISTDLWGRGLDVQQVSLVVNYDLPNSRESYIHRIGRSGRYGRKGVAINFVKDDDIRILRDIEQYYSTQIDEMPMNISELL from the exons ATGACCAATGATTTGAATGGAGATTCCAGCTATGAAATATCCGAGGATTACCCGTTGGTGGAATCCTTTGAAGATTTGGGTCTTAAAGAGGAGATTTTAAAAGGAATTTTTGCTTATGGTTTCGATAAGCCTTCTGCGGTACAACAAAGAGCAATTAAGCCCATTTTGGAGGGTAGAGATGTCATTATCCAATCCCAAAGCGGGACAGGTAAAACATGCGTCTTTTGCCTCGGAGCTCTTCAAACCGTTAATTCAAACGTAAGAGAAACCCAAGTACTTCTTTTATCACCAACCAGAGAATTAGCTGAACAATCTCAAAAAGTCTGTTTAGCCCTTGGTGATTATTGCAACGTAGAG GTCCATTGTTGTATTGGAGGAAAGAAAGTGAGCGATGATATAAAGGCCTTGGAATCCGGGGTCCAGATAGTTTCAGGAACACCCGGAAGGGTAAATCACATGATAACTGACCGTCACCTGAACACCCGTAACATTAAACAGCTGATTTTGGACGAAGCTGACGAGATGCTAAATAGGGGTTTTAAGGAACAGGTGTACTCAGTATATAGATACTTACCACCTACGATTCAGGTGGTTCTAGTATCAGCCACACTTCCTCACGACGTCATTGAGATCACTAACAAGTTCATGAATAACCCCTTCAAGGTCCTGGTGAAGCGTGACGAACTAACGCTCGAGGGCATTAAACAGTTTTTCATCTCAGTGGAGAAGGAGCAGTGGAAGTTCGACACCCTTTGCGACCTCTATGAGTCACTAATAATAACACAGGCAGTTATCTTCTGCAATACCAAAGAGAAAGTTGACTGGCTTGCGAAGAAGATGAAGGACGCCAACTTCGAAGTGTCCAAAATGCACGGAGAAATGTCCCAGAAGGAAAGAAACGACATTATGCAAAGATTCAGAAAAGGTGAATCTAGGGTTCTTATCTCAACTGACCTTTGGGGAAGAGGTTTAGACGTCCAACAA GTGTCTCTTGTTGTAAATTATGACTTACCTAATAGCCGTGAGAGTTATATTCATAGGATTGGGCGTTCTGGTAGATATGGCAGGAAAGGAGTTGCCATAAACTTCGTAAAG GATGATGATATCCGAATCTTGAGAGATATTGAGCAGTACTACTCGACTCAAATCGATGAAATGCCAATGAATATTTCAGAACTGTTGTAA
- a CDS encoding Tpr-related protein family member, putative (Tap349e08.q2ks7.C.cand.86 - score = 38.10;~11 probable transmembrane helices predicted for TA06900 by TMHMM2.0 at aa 29-51, 119-141, 151-173, 180-202, 217-239, 510-532, 547-564, 617-639, 659-681, 688-710 and 725-747) gives MEASAEPEHVYTCPSCDNKPAENDRGNCPLLMAAYILAGLAMMLNIRLSYSSAPYALIRFRLPENLFSVFVRRMASSLELWCLPGFIIADTMELAIKLVIGTEFTNWNNLDSKKLKFHWIIIPSIIAQWLNFLTYVILFFVYLAGDDQGHLTTFYWTIAVSGFVFGISNPLVFAADYNYIPIYIAGENCFPALTSFIHYITTLIFGNRRKWDSDFIIVFIDISVAIIISLVAAMVWTLAYGFCRDGGTTTDENGTITYITPDDITAENIKSISVTEGGKTTTYTKVPKGGPTAPDILTLTIKKKGETGGTAAPPAYFKQGEATPTEGPANTITLNYTKDGKEVAILNITITPNTDLQDTADTPECSVKVDTEGKKLTINYGDKCIEITLTTEALKNLGNKCTVKVDPPPNHLFIKYKDANGSVTKKGPINENAKKSPEKIAEEIKKTANDDNKYYQVTDRTTKIRYTFKLTKQLGTAPIAGADAKIIVHYVYGHILAEGFGKITDIKPYVISPLLIVLVGMGLVYAIYPGIAPGMIVPFYLIDKIEMVLLIATIFPPVIIAILRKEAPEWSPQHYVFHKPGDANNGFHGWTTYKSHIQGSSGFGSCDSSEPDVHAWLWHFFDLLMILMIILAYLFIYSLHYRDSNISRSIVNQPKMSTALTIIFYMCHEISLAVGFPGMVSNAAEYTVLAQMIGAFLMVFLALYSEGYIIEYKSHDPADWPTEGMWYLYGYYQLNPDFFIMIKFNVCSDGYCDFK, from the coding sequence ATGGAGGCTTCTGCTGAACCTGAACACGTGTATACGTGTCCTTCCTGTGATAATAAGCCCGCTGAAAATGATAGGGGCAATTGTCCATTACTCATGGCAGCCTATATACTTGCTGGTCTTGCTATGATGCTCAACATTCGACTCTCATATAGTTCTGCTCCATATGCACTCATTAGATTCAGGTTACCTGAGAATCTTTTTAGTGTTTTTGTTAGAAGAATGGCTAGTTCACTTGAACTCTGGTGTCTACCAGGTTTCATCATTGCTGACACAATGGAACTAGCTATCAAATTAGTCATCGGCACCGAATTCACCAACTGGAACAACCTAGACTCAAAGAAACTCAAGTTCCATTGGATCATAATTCCTTCTATCATTGCTCAATGGTTGAATTTCCTAAcatatgtaattttattttttgtatatttgGCTGGTGATGACCAAGGTCATCTAACTACATTTTATTGGACTATTGCTGTATCTGGATTTGTGTTCGGTATTAGTAATCCATTGGTCTTTGCTGCTGactataattatatacccATCTATATTGCTGGTGAAAATTGTTTTCCAGCACTAACCTCATTCATACACTACATTACAACACTCATTTTTGGTAATCGGAGGAAATGGGATAGTGACTTCATAATAGTATTTATTGACATATCAGTTGCAATCATAATATCACTTGTGGCAGCTATGGTTTGGACTCTAGCGTATGGATTCTGCCGTGATGGCGGTACTACTACTGATGAGAATGGTACTATTACTTATATTACTCCTGATGATATTACTGCTGAGAATATCAAAAGTATCAGCGTAACTGAGGGTGGTAAGACAACTACTTATACTAAGGTTCCTAAGGGTGGTCCTACTGCTCCAGATATTCTTACTCTTACTATTAAAAAGAAGGGTGAGACTGGTGGCACTGCTGCTCCTCCTGCTTATTTTAAGCAGGGTGAGGCTACTCCTACTGAGGGTCCTGCCAATACTATTACTCTTAACTATACTAAGGATGGTAAGGAGGTTGCAATActtaatattactattacCCCTAATACTGATCTTCAGGATACTGCTGATACTCCTGAGTGTTCTGTTAAGGTGGATACTGAGGGTAAGAAACTTACTATTAACTATGGTGATAAGTGTATTGAAATAACTCTTACTACTGAAGCTCTTAAGAATCTTGGTAATAAGTGCACTGTTAAGGTGGATCCTCCTCCCAATCAcctttttatcaaatataagGATGCTAATGGTTCTGTTACGAAGAAAGGTCCTATTAATGAGAATGCTAAGAAGTCTCCTGAGAAAATTGCTGAGGAAATTAAGAAAACTGCTAAtgatgataataaatattatcaagTCACTGATCGTACAACTAAAATCCGTTACACTTTTAAACTCACTAAGCAGCTAGGTACTGCTCCAATAGCTGGTGCTGATgctaaaattattgttcATTATGTTTATGGTCATATACTCGCTGAAGGATTCGGTAAGATTACCGATATTAAACCATATGTGATTTCACCATTACTGATTGTACTTGTTGGTATGGGATTAGTATATGCAATTTATCCTGGAATCGCACCTGGTATGATTGTGCCATTCTATCTCATTGATAAGATTGAGATGGTACTTCTAATTGCTACAATATTTCCACCCGTAATAATTGCAATCCTCAGAAAAGAAGCTCCAGAATGGTCACCTCAACACTACGTATTCCACAAACCTGGCGATGCTAATAATGGTTTTCATGGCTGGACCACATACAAATCCCACATACAGGGATCATCAGGATTCGGATCATGCGACTCCAGTGAACCGGATGTTCATGCTTGGTTATGGCACTTCTTTGATCTCCTTATGATCCTTATGATTATCTTAGCCTatctatttatatactcaCTTCACTATAGAGACTCCAATATATCTCGGTCTATTGTTAATCAGCCTAAGATGTCTACAGCACTcactattatattttatatgtgtcaTGAGATATCATTAGCTGTAGGATTTCCAGGTATGGTATCTAATGCAGCTGAATATACAGTTTTAGCTCAAATGATAGGCGCATTCCTTATGGTCTTTCTAGCACTTTACAGTGAGGGATacattatagaatataaaagtcATGATCCTGCTGATTGGCCCACAGAAGGAATGTGGTATTTATATGGATACTACCAATTGAACCctgatttttttattatgataaagtttaatgtttgttctgatggatactgcgattttaagtaa
- a CDS encoding uncharacterized protein (Tap349e08.q2ks7.C.cand.84 - score = 30.29), which translates to MNSVVTNKSKLSNSQDLGLPYELINRILNLICKIQLKNFVTRDYKEYEWEIKTELIDFLISKTKYNEEQVSELIRRFKSIRFLNPNNTISNLLNFIFGSNKDENDDFTIKPNQDYVNNLDKKLYEIKLDKNNEKRMLCNHVSLIYEQLVELKDKIERSKPSYRPEYFMKHCLTNYEEVLKKEIFDIHEMNKVNLVSDRRELIEFLFKYCYRSGYKLSELIMIPLYDVSTKNEAFVNFNYPTMLTILYVNDIESVGKNKKNSDKDLEHLEECKVMFSLMNLGKYSRIEEGKFESIIPITPISSIKKITIYTRTFKKSINHGLNVDEDEGNSDHIFKCKYSFLNPLRKSNKYELKFNNKLEEFDEVEEKVDITILFIQLKGDRGVEYTIHSPFLDEKELTEIIKQVFNNICNEHPKIKDQENFNEFLKRCYMHMGSNFIFIN; encoded by the coding sequence ATGAACTCAGTTGTTACtaataaaagtaaattGAGTAATAGTCAGGATTTGGGACTCCCTTACGAGCTCATTAACagaattttaaacttaatttgtaaaattcagcttaaaaattttgttacCAGAGATTATAAGGAATATGAATGGGAAATTAAGACTGAATTGAtagattttttaatttcaaagacaaaatataatgagGAACAGGTTAGTGAATTGATTAGGAGGTTTAAATCAATTAGATTTTTAAACCCTAACAACACAATTTCTAACCTTTTGAACTTTATTTTTGGCTCTAATAAGGATGAAAATGATGATTTTACCATCAAACCTAACCAAGAttatgttaataatttggataagAAACTGTATGAAATAAAGCTTGATaagaataatgaaaaaagAATGCTGTGTAATCATGTGAGTTTAATATACGAGCAGTTGGTGGAGTTAAAGGATAAAATTGAGAGAAGTAAGCCGAGTTACAGACCAGAATACTTCATGAAACACTGTTTAACAAACTACGAAGAGGTTTTAAAAAAGGAAATATTTGATATTCACGAGATgaataaagttaatttgGTCTCTGATAGGAGGGAACTAATTGAATTTTTGTTCAAATACTGCTATAGAAGTGGTTATAAGCTTAGTGAACTGATAATGATACCGTTATACGATGTTAGTACCAAGAATGAAGCTTTCGTTAACTTCAACTATCCAACTATGTTAACGATTTTGTACGTTAATGACATTGAAAGTGTTGGcaaaaataagaaaaattCAGATAAAGATTTGGAACACCTAGAAGAATGTAAAGTGATGTTTAgtttaatgaatttggGTAAGTATAGTAGGATAGAAGAGGGTAAATTTGAGAGTATAATCCCAATTACTCCAATATCTAGCATTAAAAAGATAACAATATACACGAGAACATTTAAGAAAAGCATAAACCACGGGCTAAATGTGGACGAAGATGAGGGAAATTCAGATCACATATTTAAGTGCAAATACAGCTTTTTAAACCCATTAAGAAAGTCTAACAAATATGAATTgaaatttaacaataaacTGGAAGAGTTTGATGAAGTTGAAGAGAAGGTGGatataacaatattatttatacaattaaaGGGAGACAGGGGAGTAGAATATACTATACACTCACCATTTCTTGATGAGAAAGAATTAactgaaataattaagcaggtatttaataacatttgCAATGAACACCCAAAAATTAAGGATCAGGAAAACTTTAATGAGTTTCTAAAAAGATGTTATATGCACATGGGTTCTAACTTTATCTTCATAAACTAA
- a CDS encoding uncharacterized protein (Tap349e08.q2ks7.C.cand.85 - score = 51.51) produces the protein MDLSGDYSDLFNDESLFKVIDELDHLFPNDGKKSKSSDSVLPPKECNLKDQSYSINSTRYDTETSSVSLSDEHFIKGSSLWRSYQSKLDLHISTVLDPFIKYILETSITEGQKDVYFTKKKEYLTFLINQLVVSYKCEWKQIITGERKAGTEGINAEVEPDKGDLYQQISNEYDNLSRGITSSSSIETVVDNNIGNEDVIGEVYIELGHRPEYIELLYIKGMDYFYHFMDFLLMLIEKTSYNYKIVQALDLLTNVIKVMPELSILLVVPKNKGTQKYLHIYCVDSKILYEKRCYFKLLVKNVEVKLGLNNSVLDTYKQCLEGTFVPFYMTKSSEHDDLMEQLLVVYVLERLLSLFQLLCENLFEFVQLKLDKAMRTSISKKMKKYLFIPFLGIKTLHELFLPFSGNFEYKNLVKVDYTSLFKKYMYPPPPLYLLRLKLLNILKLLVYSGFVKYKGNFLTANRTIIQSEPISGMNQKVDKVLVSYFHMFSFGTSFLLMGEFFKRSKENIAIFFGNYLLLMPHFSLNYAYINENMVIEYNVYRLQRAVIDFLLALNESRVFLDENIMNVKSLNLTQNSVVKRILSLLIQYVTGTTLSEIQDAENDFNIDNEFNIRNRPVINCNHDCKIIEPYNPSTISKFLLDISCNLVDRPDDNEEEIVGLDMVEQVVDVCIYEEYDKALKLGLDLSKLYVPIENRTVVKYAINNTPQIKLMKHFTSPNVLSDYELELLHQHKKDRKPSSRNKEKLMRLDTMYTTTRRLSHDSTVTVDDGTTNIFNNLEGCGINCIINKHIIEEPRFKTVFTLRKILVMKLFETICSFPSKHLGDFEPIYISFLKQIFF, from the exons ATGGACTTATCTGGAGATTATTCGGACCTCTTTAACGATGAATCCCTGTTTAAAGTAATAGATGAGCTGGATCATTTATTCCCCAATGACGGGAAAAAGTCTAAATCTTCAGATTCCGTCCTTCCACCTAAGGAATGTAACCTTAAAGACCAAAGCTATAGCATTAATTCAACTAGATATGACACAGAAACATCTTCAGTGTCCCTAAGTGATGAACATTTCATTAAGGGTTCAAGCCTTTGGAGATCATACCAATCCAAACTTGATCTACACATTTCTACCGTTTTAGATccatttatcaaatatattcttGAAACATCTATTACTGAAG ggCAAAAGGATGTTTATTTCACCAAAAAGAAAGAATATCTTACATTTCTAATTAACCAGCTT GTGGTATCATACAAATGTGAATggaaacaaataataacaGGGGAAAGGAAGGCCGGAACTGAAGGAATCAATGCTGAGGTTGAACCTGATAAAGGAGACTTATACCAACAGATTTCAAATGAATATGATAATCTCTCTAGAGGAATTACAAGCTCCAGCTCAATAGAAACTGTAgtggataataatataggGAATGAGGATGTAATAGGTGAAGTATACATTGAGTTAGGACACAGGCCTGAATATATAGAACTGCTGTATATTAAAGGAATGGATTATTTTTACCATTTCATGGACTTTCTACTAATGTTAATTGAGAAAACTagttataattataaaattgttcaAGCACTTGATTTGCTAACAAATGTTATTAAAGTCATGCCGGAACTATCTATATTGCTGGTAGTTCCAAAAAACAAAGGTACtcaaaaatatttacataTATATTGTGTAGACTCAAAGATTTTGTATGAGAAAAGATGTTATTTTAAGCTATTAGTGAAGAATGTAGAGGTGAAATTGGGGTTAAACAACTCGGTTTTGGATACGTACAAGCAGTGCCTGGAAGGAACTTTTGTACCATTCTACATGACTAAGAGTAGCGAACATGATGATTTAATGGAACAATTGTTGGTTGTATATGTATTGGAACGCTTATTGAGTTTATTTCAGTTGTTGTGTGAGAATTTGTTTGAGTTCGTTCAGTTGAAGCTGGATAAGGCCATGAGGACGTCAATAAGtaagaaaatgaagaagtATTTGTTTATACCATTTTTAGGAATAAAAACCTTGCATGAGTTATTTTTACCTTTTTCAGGCAATTTTgagtataaaaatttagtTAAAGTTGATTATACAAGTTTGTTTAAAAAGTACATGTATCCCCCTCCACCGCTGTATTTGTTGAGATTAAAGCTCTTAAATATACTAAAGTTGTTGGTTTATTCAGGTTTTGTGAAGTATAAAGGTAACTTTCTTACGGCGAACAGAACGATAATTCAATCTGAGCCTATATCAGGAATGAACCAGAAAGTGGATAAAGTGCTGGTAAGTTACTTCCACATGTTCAGTTTCGGAACAAGTTTCCTGTTAATGGGAGagttttttaaaagaaGCAAAGAAAATATTGCGATCTTCTTCGGAAATTATCTGTTATTGATGCCACATTTCAGCCTTAACTATGCATAcattaatgaaaatatggTGATTGAGTATAATGTGTACCGGTTACAGAGAGCAGTTATTGATTTTCTATTAGCTTTAAACGAGTCTAGGGTTTTTTTGGAcgaaaatataatgaacGTAAAATCACTAAATTTGACACAAAACAGTGTTGTTAAACGCATATTATCTCTGTTGATACAATATGTAACTGGGACTACATTGTCTGAAATACAAGACGCcgaaaatgattttaatattgacaacgaatttaatattaggaATCGTCCAGTAATTAACTGTAATCATGATTGTAAGATTATTGAACCATATAATCCTAGTACTATTAGCAAATTCCTGCTTGATATTAGCTGTAATTTAGTGGATAGACCTGATGATAATGAGGAAGAAATTGTGGGTCTGGATATGGTTGAGCAGGTGGTTGACGTGTGTATTTATGAAGAATATGACAAAGCTTTAAAGTTGGGATTGGACTTGTCTAAGCTTTATGTACCAATTGAAAATCGCACTGTTGTAAAATATGCAATAAATAATACTCCTCAAATTAAATTGATGAAACATTTTACAAGTCCCAACGTTTTATCCGATTATGAACTGGAATTATTACACCAACATAAAAAAGATAGAAAACCAAGTTCAAGAAACAaggaaaaattaatgagATTAGATACTATGTATACTACTACACGAAGATTATCACATGATTCAACTGTTACAGTAGATGATGGTACAACTAAcatattcaataatttgGAGGGTTGTGGTATAAACTGTATAATAAACAAGCATATTATAGAAGAACCAAGGTTTAAAACTGTGTTCACTTTGCGTAAGATCTTGGTTATGAAGTTGTTTGAAACAATATGCTCATTTCCAAGTAAACATTTAGGGGATTTCGAACCtatttatatttcatttttaaaacaaattttcttttag